From the Acinetobacter wanghuae genome, one window contains:
- a CDS encoding carboxy terminal-processing peptidase — MKLQTIACAVALATGGLFFTHIVNDAIAAEKAAVVSTTIQPSKEQALVSRQLATLVDRQHYLNQRLDAATSQRIFDFYIDSLDPEHSLFLAPELESYKKRFAANFGANLKAGDLSGSFEIHAQYRDRLKQFYSYMLAELKKPQNLNQPNVYIDTDREKAAFFKTSEEQRSHWNKMLVSQLINLTISKEEEAAKQKALKDNPELANGQDLAGPEDLTPAQTLTKRYTRQLERLSRIKSDDVLDKTLNAMMLTYDPHSNYFPPVDAMELNRQTTLQLEGIGVSIRPERGNEDYTKIETIVEGGPASKTGQVKSGDRIIGVAQDGDKMVDVIGWPSNEIVGLIRGKRGTKVTVRLLGAGAAIGQARNVTITRDVIQEEDAGVRTRTVDIERDGQKYKYGVIEIPSFYLNYRARRAGTDYRSVSEDTNKALKDLSAQNVAGIIVDLRNNPGGSLEEVARMLGQVIKSGPVVQIRDGNGNVSVFEDDDGGAQTYAGPLAVMINLASASASEIYSAAIQDYERGIVIGSTTTGKGTAQVQLDSLAYGQATLTQRKFYRVTGGSTQNKGVIPDIKLVDIYNEEFGERKAKNALKWDTIPTAPFKREGEIQKYVPDLIKSSTMRVTLDPQFKYLEQRKSLVKKADEKKRVVLDLNQRKAELLEIEKKTLEAENARRQATGLKPYSNWESYQASMDALIESRAKMKVKDRPALPEEEVFVKEAANVLLDYTNLQTKSK; from the coding sequence ATGAAACTTCAAACGATAGCTTGTGCAGTTGCGCTTGCAACTGGCGGATTGTTCTTTACCCATATCGTCAATGATGCCATCGCAGCAGAAAAAGCGGCTGTGGTCAGCACCACGATTCAGCCATCAAAAGAACAAGCCTTAGTTTCTCGTCAGTTGGCAACGTTGGTCGATCGTCAGCATTATTTAAATCAACGCTTAGATGCAGCGACTTCACAACGTATTTTCGATTTTTATATTGACAGTCTAGATCCTGAACATAGCCTATTTTTAGCGCCTGAGCTTGAAAGTTATAAAAAGCGCTTTGCTGCTAATTTTGGTGCGAATCTAAAAGCAGGTGATTTATCAGGGTCGTTTGAGATTCATGCGCAATATCGTGATCGCTTGAAACAGTTCTACAGCTATATGTTGGCTGAGTTGAAAAAACCGCAGAATTTGAATCAACCGAATGTCTATATTGATACGGATCGTGAAAAGGCAGCATTCTTTAAAACCAGTGAAGAACAGCGGTCACATTGGAATAAAATGTTGGTCTCTCAGCTGATTAATCTTACGATTAGTAAAGAAGAAGAAGCAGCGAAACAAAAAGCCTTGAAGGACAATCCTGAGCTTGCCAATGGTCAAGATTTGGCAGGGCCAGAAGATTTAACCCCAGCACAGACCTTAACCAAGCGTTATACCCGTCAATTGGAACGTTTAAGTCGAATTAAGAGCGATGATGTTTTAGACAAAACATTAAATGCAATGATGCTGACCTATGATCCACATAGTAACTATTTCCCACCTGTTGATGCGATGGAGCTGAATCGTCAAACGACCTTACAGCTAGAAGGCATTGGTGTATCTATTCGTCCTGAACGTGGCAATGAAGATTACACCAAGATTGAAACCATTGTTGAAGGTGGGCCTGCGAGTAAAACAGGTCAAGTGAAATCAGGTGATCGCATTATTGGTGTGGCACAAGATGGCGACAAAATGGTCGACGTGATTGGTTGGCCAAGCAATGAAATTGTCGGCTTAATCCGTGGTAAGCGTGGCACTAAAGTGACTGTTCGTCTTTTAGGTGCGGGTGCTGCAATCGGCCAAGCACGCAACGTCACTATTACTCGTGATGTGATTCAAGAAGAAGACGCGGGTGTACGTACCCGTACCGTTGACATTGAACGTGATGGTCAAAAATATAAATATGGTGTGATTGAAATTCCATCGTTCTATTTAAACTATCGTGCGCGTCGTGCAGGTACGGATTATCGTTCAGTGTCTGAAGATACCAACAAAGCATTGAAAGATTTATCTGCGCAAAATGTCGCGGGGATTATTGTCGATTTACGCAATAACCCAGGGGGTTCACTTGAAGAAGTCGCGCGTATGCTTGGGCAAGTGATTAAATCAGGACCTGTGGTACAAATTCGTGACGGCAATGGTAATGTTAGTGTCTTTGAAGATGATGATGGTGGCGCGCAAACCTATGCGGGTCCATTGGCGGTCATGATTAACCTCGCTTCAGCATCAGCAAGTGAGATTTATTCGGCTGCAATTCAAGATTATGAACGCGGTATCGTGATTGGTAGCACTACAACGGGTAAAGGTACAGCCCAAGTGCAACTCGATTCATTGGCGTATGGTCAAGCCACTTTAACCCAACGTAAATTCTACCGTGTGACGGGTGGCAGTACCCAAAATAAAGGCGTGATTCCAGACATTAAACTTGTTGATATTTACAATGAAGAGTTTGGTGAGCGTAAAGCCAAGAATGCTTTGAAGTGGGATACCATTCCAACCGCACCGTTTAAACGTGAAGGTGAGATTCAAAAATACGTACCGGATTTGATTAAATCATCAACAATGCGTGTAACGCTTGATCCACAGTTTAAATATTTGGAACAGCGCAAAAGTTTAGTCAAAAAAGCTGATGAAAAGAAACGTGTGGTTTTAGACTTAAATCAACGTAAAGCTGAATTGCTTGAGATTGAGAAGAAAACCCTTGAAGCCGAAAATGCACGTCGTCAAGCGACAGGCTTGAAACCGTATTCAAATTGGGAAAGTTATCAAGCATCGATGGACGCATTGATTGAATCACGCGCGAAAATGAAAGTGAAAGATCGTCCCGCATTACCAGAGGAAGAAGTGTTTGTAAAAGAGGCAGCGAATGTGCTGTTGGATTATACAAATCTTCAAACTAAGTCAAAATAA
- the nagZ gene encoding beta-N-acetylhexosaminidase → MIGALMLDIAGTTLTQEDIQLLSAPQVGGVILFARNIESPAQVRALTDHMRQLRPDILIAVDQEGGRVQRLKTGFTLLPAMGRFGELYTTESKRALELAEKCGWLMATEVLAVGIDFSFAPVLDLNDVSDVIGDRSFAKNMDDIIPLASAFLSGMKRAGMASTGKHFPGHGSVKADSHVAAAIDSRSLDEIRQKDMQSFVQLQPQLDALMPAHVIYDQVDPNPAGFSEFWIQKILRQELGFDGVLFSDDLSMQAACVAGGADARIQAALKAGCDMGLVCNDRAAQCVALEGIADLPLPNQQRLERMRGNIPNIQINEILDLGDEWRHIVDEVSAFKNQTN, encoded by the coding sequence ATGATTGGCGCATTGATGCTCGACATCGCTGGCACAACACTGACTCAAGAAGATATTCAACTCTTGTCCGCTCCGCAAGTCGGTGGCGTGATTTTATTTGCTCGAAATATTGAATCACCTGCCCAAGTACGTGCCTTAACCGATCATATGCGCCAACTTCGACCTGATATTTTAATCGCAGTCGATCAAGAAGGTGGACGGGTACAACGCTTAAAAACAGGTTTCACCTTACTCCCTGCGATGGGACGTTTTGGCGAACTATATACAACTGAATCGAAGCGTGCGCTTGAGTTAGCTGAAAAATGCGGTTGGCTGATGGCAACTGAAGTGCTTGCTGTCGGCATCGACTTTAGCTTTGCGCCTGTTTTGGACTTAAATGATGTCAGCGATGTAATTGGCGATCGTAGTTTTGCTAAAAATATGGACGACATTATTCCACTCGCAAGTGCCTTTTTAAGCGGGATGAAACGCGCAGGTATGGCCTCAACAGGGAAACATTTCCCGGGTCACGGCTCGGTTAAAGCCGATTCCCATGTCGCAGCTGCTATTGATTCGCGCTCTTTAGATGAAATTCGTCAAAAAGACATGCAAAGCTTTGTACAACTTCAACCACAGCTTGATGCTCTCATGCCAGCGCATGTCATTTACGATCAAGTCGATCCGAACCCTGCAGGTTTCTCAGAATTTTGGATTCAAAAAATACTTCGTCAAGAACTGGGCTTTGACGGCGTTTTATTCTCAGATGACTTAAGCATGCAAGCCGCATGTGTCGCGGGTGGCGCAGATGCGCGTATTCAAGCTGCGCTTAAAGCTGGTTGCGACATGGGCTTAGTCTGTAATGACCGAGCTGCACAATGTGTGGCACTTGAAGGTATTGCAGATTTACCACTACCGAATCAACAGCGTCTTGAACGGATGCGCGGCAATATTCCAAACATTCAAATCAACGAGATTTTAGACTTAGGTGATGAGTGGCGTCACATTGTGGATGAAGTTTCTGCCTTTAAAAATCAGACGAATTGA
- a CDS encoding class I SAM-dependent methyltransferase, whose translation MTQPLSEHRHISFTAHYTGYIWYKMGISHPVFATSKGKFLAKLVHPLESWAEKNVGGSMRTTLKQRHQMIDDHLSTLIQQHPDIQVLEIASGLSPRSWNFRQKHPDLNYRELDLPDMAKTKTAALKMIDASAPEVLTADIFTAELAQVFSVFNPNKPLVVISEGLINYFNQDMLHTLLKGITQYSENFAEVHYLSDIYPEPVRNRLANFIWTCSKLLKFMSRSAFTFHFQSPQQLTNFFQHAGFDSVQVNQPKQYFNKDHSNPSSTDIEEHLGDLVWMIHAVKKNSVK comes from the coding sequence ATGACACAACCCCTTTCAGAGCATCGCCATATATCTTTTACTGCACATTATACCGGTTATATTTGGTACAAAATGGGCATTTCACATCCCGTATTTGCTACCTCGAAAGGTAAGTTTTTGGCAAAACTGGTGCATCCACTAGAGTCATGGGCGGAGAAAAATGTCGGTGGTAGTATGCGCACCACCCTAAAACAACGCCATCAAATGATCGATGATCATTTATCTACATTAATTCAGCAACACCCTGATATTCAAGTGTTAGAGATTGCCAGTGGTCTCTCACCGCGCAGTTGGAATTTCAGACAAAAACATCCTGATCTCAATTATCGTGAATTAGATCTGCCCGATATGGCAAAAACCAAAACAGCCGCATTAAAAATGATTGATGCCTCTGCACCTGAGGTATTAACAGCTGATATTTTTACAGCGGAATTGGCACAGGTTTTTTCTGTATTCAATCCGAATAAGCCTTTGGTGGTGATCAGTGAAGGTCTGATCAATTATTTCAACCAAGATATGCTACACACCCTATTAAAAGGCATAACACAGTACAGTGAAAACTTTGCTGAAGTGCATTATTTAAGTGATATCTATCCTGAGCCTGTCAGAAATCGCCTTGCGAATTTTATTTGGACCTGTAGTAAATTATTGAAATTTATGTCGCGCAGTGCTTTTACTTTCCATTTTCAATCACCGCAACAATTAACCAACTTTTTTCAACATGCGGGCTTTGACAGCGTTCAAGTCAATCAGCCGAAGCAATATTTTAATAAAGACCACTCAAATCCATCTTCTACGGATATAGAAGAACATTTGGGTGATTTGGTGTGGATGATTCATGCAGTGAAAAAAAACAGCGTCAAATGA